The following are from one region of the Amycolatopsis sp. QT-25 genome:
- a CDS encoding substrate-binding domain-containing protein has protein sequence MRSRTLTLLAATVGAGLVLSACGANSADSGSGNSSQSAPAPGGAAAGGKVGVILPETATSARWESFDKPFLTKALKDAGFDADVQNAQGDVQKFTTLADGMIAQNVKVLIIAAINGEVGSAVARKAQAAGIPTIDYDRLNLGGSSDYYVSFDNEKVGQLQGQGLADALKDKKGAEVVMLEGAPTDNNATLFANGQKSVLQPKFAAGDLKLVREQAIDNWDNQKGGQTFEQILTDNKGKVDGVVAANDGLAGAVITVLKKNGLNGKVPVTGQDATADGLMAILRGDQYMTVFKPIKEEAEAAAKLAVLLAKGDKAGADALATGKAKDPKGNREVKSVLLEPKLTTKDGVKEVVTQGYVKAAEICGGDLAAACTQLGIS, from the coding sequence ATGCGCAGCAGAACCCTTACCCTCCTCGCCGCGACGGTGGGCGCCGGCCTGGTGCTTTCCGCCTGCGGCGCCAACAGCGCCGACTCGGGCAGCGGCAACTCCTCGCAGTCCGCGCCCGCCCCCGGTGGCGCCGCTGCCGGCGGCAAGGTCGGCGTCATCCTGCCGGAGACCGCCACTTCCGCGCGCTGGGAGTCCTTCGACAAGCCGTTCCTGACCAAGGCGCTCAAGGACGCGGGCTTCGACGCCGACGTCCAGAACGCCCAAGGCGACGTCCAGAAGTTCACCACCCTGGCCGACGGCATGATCGCGCAGAACGTCAAGGTCCTGATCATCGCCGCCATCAACGGCGAGGTCGGCTCGGCGGTCGCCCGCAAGGCGCAGGCCGCGGGCATCCCGACGATCGACTACGACCGCTTGAACCTCGGCGGCAGCTCCGACTACTACGTCTCGTTCGACAACGAGAAGGTCGGCCAGCTGCAGGGCCAGGGTCTCGCCGACGCGCTGAAGGACAAGAAGGGCGCCGAGGTCGTCATGCTCGAGGGCGCCCCGACCGACAACAACGCGACGCTGTTCGCCAACGGCCAGAAGTCCGTGTTGCAGCCGAAGTTCGCCGCCGGCGACCTGAAGCTCGTGCGGGAACAGGCCATCGACAACTGGGACAACCAGAAGGGCGGTCAGACCTTCGAGCAGATCCTGACCGACAACAAGGGCAAGGTCGACGGCGTCGTCGCCGCGAACGACGGTCTCGCCGGCGCGGTCATCACCGTGCTGAAGAAGAACGGCCTCAACGGCAAGGTCCCGGTCACCGGCCAGGACGCCACCGCGGACGGCCTGATGGCGATCCTGCGCGGCGACCAGTACATGACCGTGTTCAAGCCGATCAAGGAAGAGGCCGAAGCCGCGGCGAAGCTCGCCGTGCTGCTGGCCAAGGGCGACAAGGCGGGCGCCGACGCGCTGGCCACCGGCAAGGCGAAGGACCCGAAGGGCAACCGCGAGGTCAAGTCCGTGCTCCTCGAACCGAAGCTGACCACCAAGGACGGTGTAAAGGAGGTCGTGACGCAGGGCTACGTCAAGGCCGCCGAGATCTGCGGTGGCGACCTGGCTGCGGCGTGCACGCAGCTCGGTATCTCCTGA
- a CDS encoding ABC transporter permease encodes MTETPAKPASPEGGKPASAALNPSAAITDFGIDTTSMSTREAVGDYFSRLKAGQLGSLPALLGLLVLVIVFASLSDTFLTMNNIANLMAQGAGKAIIAMGIVFVLLLGEIDLSAGTASGVTAAVLAMHYVRNGNLLGGMGNGVFITFLVVLAVAALLGVILRIWAGVGFAVLAIALVLSGAAANPWIEMLLAVSVGGAIGVLTGFLVSKIGMPSFVVTLALFLAWQGVILQFIGEGGTLGISTSDVLFKVANGNLSTVGSWILFLVAAGGFAAVTLGRHFSRLKRGLVTQPTPMVLFKVGAIGVVAAIATYLLTLNRAPNPNIVISGVPYVVPIVLGLLVLGTYVLNRTQYGRHIYAVGGNREAARRAGINVEKIRASVFVICSAVAAIGAIVYSSKVGSVDPQAGGLNTLLFAVGAAVIGGTSLFGGKGRVVDAVIGGLVLAVVENALGLLKQSAAVVNIVTGLVLLLAATVDALSRRRAAASPR; translated from the coding sequence ATGACTGAGACACCCGCAAAGCCCGCCTCACCGGAGGGGGGCAAGCCGGCGTCCGCCGCGCTCAACCCGTCGGCGGCCATCACGGACTTCGGCATCGACACGACATCGATGTCGACGCGCGAGGCGGTCGGTGACTACTTCTCCCGGCTCAAGGCGGGGCAGTTGGGTTCGCTCCCGGCGCTGCTCGGCCTGCTCGTGCTGGTGATCGTGTTCGCCTCGCTGTCGGACACCTTCCTGACGATGAACAACATCGCCAACCTGATGGCCCAAGGCGCCGGCAAGGCGATCATCGCGATGGGCATCGTGTTCGTGCTGCTGCTCGGGGAGATCGACCTGTCCGCGGGCACCGCGTCCGGCGTCACCGCCGCGGTCCTCGCGATGCACTACGTGCGCAACGGAAACCTGTTGGGCGGCATGGGGAACGGCGTGTTCATCACGTTCCTCGTGGTACTCGCCGTCGCCGCGCTGCTCGGCGTGATCCTGCGGATCTGGGCCGGGGTCGGGTTCGCCGTGCTCGCCATCGCGCTGGTGTTGTCCGGAGCCGCGGCCAACCCGTGGATCGAGATGCTGCTCGCGGTCAGCGTCGGTGGCGCGATCGGTGTCCTCACCGGGTTCCTCGTCTCGAAGATCGGGATGCCCTCGTTCGTCGTGACACTGGCGCTCTTCCTTGCCTGGCAAGGGGTCATCCTCCAGTTCATCGGCGAGGGCGGCACGCTCGGCATCAGCACTTCGGACGTGTTGTTCAAGGTCGCCAACGGCAACCTGTCCACCGTGGGCAGCTGGATCCTCTTCCTGGTCGCCGCCGGCGGTTTCGCCGCGGTGACCCTGGGCCGGCACTTCTCCCGGCTCAAACGCGGCCTGGTCACCCAGCCGACGCCGATGGTGCTGTTCAAGGTCGGCGCGATCGGCGTGGTCGCCGCGATCGCGACCTATCTGCTGACGCTGAACCGCGCGCCGAACCCGAACATCGTCATCTCCGGTGTCCCGTACGTCGTGCCGATCGTGCTCGGCCTGTTGGTGCTCGGTACCTACGTGCTCAACCGCACGCAGTACGGCCGGCACATCTACGCCGTCGGCGGCAACCGCGAGGCGGCCCGCCGTGCCGGTATCAACGTCGAGAAGATCCGCGCTTCGGTGTTCGTCATCTGTTCGGCGGTGGCGGCGATCGGCGCGATCGTCTACTCGTCGAAGGTCGGTTCGGTCGACCCGCAGGCCGGTGGCCTCAACACCCTGCTGTTCGCGGTCGGCGCCGCCGTCATCGGTGGTACTTCGCTGTTCGGCGGCAAGGGCCGGGTCGTCGACGCGGTGATCGGCGGTCTCGTGCTGGCGGTCGTGGAGAACGCGCTGGGCCTGCTGAAGCAGTCGGCGGCGGTGGTCAACATCGTCACCGGTCTGGTGCTGCTTCTCGCGGCCACGGTGGACGCGTTGTCCCGGCGCCGCGCGGCTGCGTCGCCACGCTGA
- a CDS encoding alpha/beta hydrolase codes for MTISDLLGEVHEADLGDARVRYRDRGDGPPVVFVHGLLTNGLLWRKVAPAVADAGFRCLTPDWPLGSHEIPVPDADLSPPGVAALIARFLDVLDLTDATVVANDTGGALTQLLMTTSPERVGRVVLTPSDSFERFLPPMFKGLSTLARLPGGVPAMIQAARWRWLLERTDFFWLAKHPVPGHVLDAYLLPSRRDRAIREDLARFLSGIDNRYTLTAAERLPAFGKPVLLAWAPEDRHFPLWLGEKLAGVLPNAELKTIEDSYAFVPEDQPERLSAVMVEFLRAHATT; via the coding sequence ATGACGATCAGCGATCTCCTCGGCGAGGTGCACGAGGCCGACCTCGGCGACGCCCGCGTCCGCTACCGCGACCGCGGCGACGGCCCTCCGGTGGTCTTCGTGCACGGCCTGCTCACCAACGGGCTGCTCTGGCGCAAGGTGGCCCCCGCGGTCGCCGACGCCGGCTTCCGTTGCCTGACCCCGGACTGGCCGCTGGGCTCGCACGAGATCCCGGTCCCCGACGCGGACCTGAGCCCGCCCGGGGTCGCCGCGCTCATCGCGCGCTTCCTGGACGTGCTCGACCTGACCGACGCCACCGTGGTCGCGAACGACACCGGCGGCGCGCTCACCCAGCTGCTCATGACCACGAGCCCGGAGCGGGTGGGCCGGGTCGTGCTGACCCCGTCGGACTCCTTCGAGCGCTTCCTGCCCCCGATGTTCAAGGGATTGAGCACGCTGGCGCGTCTTCCCGGTGGCGTCCCGGCGATGATCCAGGCCGCGCGCTGGCGGTGGCTGCTGGAGAGGACGGACTTCTTCTGGCTGGCCAAGCACCCGGTCCCCGGCCACGTCCTCGACGCCTACCTGCTGCCCAGCCGCCGTGACCGGGCGATCCGCGAAGATCTGGCGCGGTTCCTCTCCGGGATCGACAACCGGTACACCCTGACCGCCGCCGAGCGGCTGCCCGCCTTCGGGAAACCCGTCCTGCTGGCCTGGGCGCCCGAAGACCGGCACTTCCCGCTGTGGCTGGGCGAGAAGCTGGCCGGAGTCCTGCCGAACGCCGAACTGAAGACCATCGAGGACTCCTACGCCTTCGTGCCGGAGGACCAGCCGGAGCGGCTGAGCGCCGTGATGGTGGAATTCCTGCGTGCCCACGCCACGACGTAG
- a CDS encoding DEAD/DEAH box helicase: MAETVERDRGELGAPPAAKDSTARPLRAWQRRALTKYLTKKPKDFLAVATPGAGKTVFGLRIAAELLSDRTVEKITIVAPTEHLKHQWAASAAAAGIAIDSNFRNGTGVTSRDYQGVAVTYAQVAAHPTLHRVRTENRKTLVILDEIHHGGDAKSWGDAVREAFTPAVRRLALTGTPFRSDDSQIPFVTYEPDGSGFQRSKADHSYGYADALADGVVRPVVFLAYSGEASWRTSAGEEFTARLGEPLTAEQNARAWRTALDPAGEWIPSVLQAADTRLAQLRANGIPDAGGLVIATDQDSARAYAKILERLSGQTPTVVLSDDPKASGRIKEFSDSTDRWLVAVRMVSEGVDVPRLAVGVYATSASTPLFFAQAIGRYVRSRKPGETASVFLPSVPVLLELASELEAQRDHVLGKPHREKEGWEDELLAQANRTEDEPGEEEKAFTSLGASAELDQVIYDGNSFGTAVFSGSDEEQEYLGLPGLLEPDQVRALLRKRQEEQLSDEKRRKPKAEEAAPVARPQSVSERLGSLRKELNALVGVHHHRTKKPHGAIHNELRRVCGGPPTAMASVEQLEERIVTLRSW; encoded by the coding sequence ATGGCGGAAACGGTTGAACGGGATCGGGGCGAGCTGGGCGCGCCTCCCGCGGCGAAGGACAGCACCGCCCGCCCGCTGCGTGCCTGGCAACGGCGGGCGCTGACGAAGTACCTGACGAAGAAACCGAAGGATTTCCTGGCCGTCGCGACGCCGGGCGCGGGGAAGACGGTGTTCGGTCTCCGGATTGCGGCCGAACTCTTGAGCGACCGGACCGTCGAGAAGATCACCATCGTCGCGCCGACGGAGCACCTCAAGCACCAGTGGGCCGCCTCGGCCGCGGCGGCGGGGATCGCGATCGACTCGAACTTCCGCAACGGCACCGGCGTCACCTCGCGGGACTACCAAGGTGTCGCGGTGACCTACGCGCAGGTCGCGGCGCATCCGACGCTGCACCGCGTGCGCACCGAGAACCGCAAGACCCTGGTCATCCTGGACGAGATCCACCACGGCGGGGACGCGAAGTCCTGGGGTGACGCGGTGCGCGAGGCGTTCACGCCCGCCGTCCGCCGTCTCGCGCTGACCGGGACGCCGTTCCGCAGCGACGACTCGCAGATCCCGTTCGTCACCTACGAGCCCGACGGCTCGGGTTTCCAGCGCAGCAAAGCCGACCATTCCTACGGCTACGCCGACGCGCTCGCCGACGGCGTCGTCCGGCCGGTCGTCTTCCTCGCCTACTCCGGCGAGGCCTCCTGGCGCACGAGCGCGGGGGAGGAGTTCACCGCGCGCCTCGGCGAGCCGCTGACGGCCGAGCAGAACGCGCGGGCCTGGCGCACGGCGCTCGACCCGGCGGGCGAGTGGATCCCGTCGGTGCTGCAGGCCGCGGACACGCGGCTCGCCCAGCTTCGCGCCAACGGCATCCCGGACGCGGGCGGTCTGGTGATCGCCACCGACCAGGACTCGGCACGCGCCTACGCCAAGATCCTGGAGCGCCTTTCCGGCCAGACCCCGACGGTCGTCCTCTCCGACGACCCCAAGGCGTCCGGGCGGATCAAGGAGTTCTCCGATTCCACCGACCGCTGGCTGGTCGCGGTCCGCATGGTGTCCGAGGGCGTCGACGTCCCGCGCCTCGCCGTCGGCGTCTACGCCACGAGCGCGTCGACCCCGCTGTTCTTCGCACAGGCCATCGGCCGGTACGTGCGTTCGCGCAAGCCGGGCGAGACGGCTTCGGTCTTCCTGCCGAGTGTGCCGGTGCTGCTGGAACTGGCCAGCGAGCTGGAAGCCCAGCGCGATCACGTCCTCGGCAAGCCGCACCGCGAGAAGGAGGGCTGGGAGGACGAACTCCTGGCCCAGGCCAACCGCACCGAGGACGAACCGGGCGAAGAGGAGAAAGCCTTCACCTCGCTGGGCGCCTCCGCCGAACTCGACCAGGTCATCTACGACGGCAACTCCTTCGGCACGGCGGTGTTCTCCGGTTCCGACGAGGAGCAGGAGTACCTCGGCCTCCCCGGGCTGCTGGAGCCGGACCAGGTCCGCGCCCTGCTGCGGAAGCGGCAGGAGGAACAGCTCTCCGACGAGAAGCGGCGCAAGCCCAAGGCCGAGGAGGCCGCCCCGGTCGCGCGGCCGCAGTCGGTCAGCGAGCGGCTCGGCAGTCTGCGCAAGGAGCTGAACGCGCTGGTCGGCGTGCACCACCACCGCACCAAGAAGCCGCACGGCGCGATCCACAACGAACTGCGCCGCGTCTGCGGCGGGCCGCCGACCGCGATGGCTTCGGTCGAACAGCTCGAAGAGCGGATCGTCACCCTGCGTTCTTGGTGA
- a CDS encoding TetR/AcrR family transcriptional regulator, giving the protein MTAARTLFAEQGYAAVPADEIVRAAGVTRGALYHHFGDKQGLFRAVIEQIETEITEELRTVLRATEDPWSAALGTLSRFLDLCLRPDVVRIALTDAVSVLGWQEWRELESRYGLRLITEVLEATAAAGLLIEAPIPELAQLTLSACAEAALMIAHAEDREAAREKALAALVALLSGLVKERN; this is encoded by the coding sequence ATGACGGCCGCGCGGACGTTGTTCGCCGAACAGGGTTACGCCGCCGTGCCCGCCGACGAGATCGTCCGGGCGGCGGGCGTCACCCGCGGCGCGCTGTATCACCACTTCGGGGACAAACAGGGCCTGTTCCGCGCCGTGATCGAGCAGATCGAAACCGAGATCACCGAGGAACTCCGGACCGTCCTGCGGGCGACGGAGGATCCGTGGTCGGCCGCGCTCGGCACGCTGAGCCGGTTCCTGGACCTGTGCTTGCGGCCCGACGTGGTGCGGATCGCGCTCACGGACGCCGTCTCCGTCCTCGGCTGGCAGGAATGGCGCGAACTGGAGAGCCGGTACGGACTGCGCCTGATCACGGAGGTCCTGGAGGCCACCGCCGCGGCCGGGCTGCTGATCGAGGCGCCGATCCCGGAGCTGGCGCAACTGACGCTGAGCGCCTGCGCGGAGGCGGCACTGATGATCGCGCACGCCGAAGACCGCGAAGCGGCGAGGGAGAAGGCGCTGGCCGCCCTGGTGGCCCTGCTGTCCGGCCTCGTGAAAGAACGCAATTAG
- a CDS encoding EamA family transporter, whose protein sequence is MYAGAAVAVGLFSVASPAGVAWLRCLGAAVVLLAWRRPPRSAWTGRTFLLAGAFGIVTAGMNVLFYEAIARLPLGTAVALEFAGPVVVAAFGSRTRRDVFALLLVVAGVLAIADVRLEGSLLGVLFALGAAAAWAGYILLGKRVAVGGNGIDGLAVGFAVGTVVLSPLALGTGAVWTSPRLLLLGIGVGVLSTVVPYALDQVVLRRAGRARFALLLALLPVTAGLIGFLWLRQVPALPEAVGTLAVVAGVALRSPGKRDHDGRSEEPASSFAKRECPRP, encoded by the coding sequence ATGTACGCCGGTGCGGCCGTCGCCGTAGGTCTCTTTTCGGTCGCCTCCCCCGCGGGGGTGGCTTGGCTTCGCTGCCTCGGGGCGGCGGTGGTCCTCCTGGCGTGGCGCAGGCCACCTCGCTCGGCGTGGACGGGGCGCACGTTCCTGCTCGCGGGTGCCTTCGGCATCGTCACCGCCGGGATGAACGTGCTCTTCTACGAGGCGATCGCGCGGTTGCCCCTCGGCACGGCGGTCGCTCTCGAGTTCGCCGGACCCGTCGTGGTGGCCGCGTTCGGTTCGCGCACCCGCCGGGACGTCTTCGCGCTGCTGCTGGTGGTGGCCGGGGTACTCGCCATCGCGGACGTCCGGCTCGAAGGCAGTCTGCTCGGTGTGCTGTTCGCGCTGGGCGCGGCGGCGGCGTGGGCCGGGTACATCCTGCTCGGGAAGCGGGTCGCGGTCGGCGGGAACGGGATCGACGGCCTGGCCGTCGGGTTCGCCGTCGGCACCGTGGTGCTGTCGCCGCTGGCGCTCGGCACCGGCGCCGTGTGGACTTCGCCACGGCTGCTGCTGCTGGGTATCGGGGTGGGCGTGCTCTCGACCGTCGTGCCGTACGCGCTGGACCAAGTGGTCCTGCGCCGGGCAGGGCGGGCGCGGTTCGCGCTGCTGCTCGCGTTGCTCCCGGTCACGGCCGGGCTGATCGGCTTCCTGTGGCTCCGGCAGGTGCCGGCCCTGCCCGAAGCCGTCGGCACGCTCGCCGTCGTCGCCGGGGTCGCGCTGCGGTCGCCGGGGAAACGCGATCACGACGGCAGGTCCGAGGAGCCGGCTTCGTCCTTCGCGAAGCGGGAATGCCCGCGCCCGTAG
- a CDS encoding amino acid permease yields MDEILKRQDSGDLKRRLRGRDLIGFGVGIIIGTGIFTLAGVEAKSHAGPSVTLSFVLGAVVAGMAALCYAELASGVPTAGSAYTYAFATLGETFAWIIGWDLLLEFALGAAVVSRGWSGYLANLMGLSPDWFGEDAKVNIGAVAIIAVLTVVAVLGIKDSARVTNLLVLVKVAVCVLILAVGVFYVRGENLTPFLPPAQAPAETPNTLHQPIVQAALGLEQSVYGIAGMVTAAAVVFFAYTGFEALANLGEETVNPKRDLRVGILGALGVCALLYIGVSLVLTGMVPFAEIDAGAPLADAFDRVGQHWVGALISLGAVTGLTSVMMVELVTIGRIGFAMGRDGLLPKKFGTAHPRWGTPHRMTVAGAVLIAALAAFVPISELADMVSIGALSAMIIVAVAVPVLRRRRPDLERPFTVPFSPWLPVVAALACFCLMLNLNVLTWLRFAAWLLLGLLIYVFYGRGHSRFAKDEAGSSDLPS; encoded by the coding sequence GTGGACGAAATCCTGAAACGGCAGGATTCCGGTGACCTGAAACGCCGTCTGCGCGGGCGCGACCTGATCGGCTTCGGGGTCGGCATCATCATCGGTACCGGGATCTTCACCCTCGCCGGGGTCGAGGCGAAATCCCACGCGGGTCCGTCGGTCACGCTTTCCTTCGTTCTGGGCGCCGTGGTGGCCGGGATGGCCGCCCTCTGTTACGCCGAACTCGCCTCCGGCGTGCCGACGGCGGGAAGCGCCTACACCTACGCTTTCGCCACTCTCGGCGAGACTTTCGCCTGGATCATCGGCTGGGATCTGTTGCTGGAGTTCGCCCTCGGTGCGGCCGTCGTGTCACGGGGGTGGTCCGGCTACCTCGCGAATCTGATGGGGCTCTCCCCCGACTGGTTCGGTGAAGACGCGAAGGTGAACATCGGCGCTGTCGCGATCATCGCCGTGCTGACCGTGGTCGCCGTCCTCGGGATCAAGGATTCGGCGCGGGTGACGAATCTGCTCGTGCTGGTCAAGGTCGCGGTGTGCGTGCTGATCCTCGCGGTCGGCGTGTTCTACGTCCGCGGCGAGAACCTGACGCCGTTCCTCCCGCCCGCACAGGCACCGGCGGAGACGCCGAACACCCTGCATCAGCCGATCGTGCAAGCCGCGCTCGGGCTCGAACAGTCCGTCTACGGAATCGCCGGAATGGTGACGGCCGCCGCTGTCGTCTTCTTCGCTTACACCGGTTTCGAGGCGCTCGCCAACCTCGGCGAGGAGACCGTGAACCCGAAACGCGATCTGCGGGTCGGCATCCTCGGCGCGCTCGGGGTCTGCGCGCTGCTGTACATCGGTGTCTCGCTGGTGCTGACCGGGATGGTGCCGTTCGCCGAGATCGACGCGGGTGCCCCGCTCGCCGACGCCTTCGACCGGGTCGGGCAGCACTGGGTGGGCGCGCTGATCTCGCTCGGCGCGGTCACCGGGCTGACGTCGGTGATGATGGTGGAACTGGTGACGATCGGCCGGATCGGCTTCGCGATGGGCCGTGACGGCCTGCTGCCGAAGAAGTTCGGCACGGCGCATCCACGCTGGGGCACCCCGCACCGGATGACCGTCGCCGGTGCCGTGCTGATCGCGGCGCTGGCCGCGTTCGTGCCGATCTCCGAACTCGCCGACATGGTCAGCATCGGCGCGCTGTCGGCGATGATCATCGTCGCGGTGGCCGTCCCGGTGCTGCGCAGGCGCCGTCCGGATCTGGAGCGCCCGTTCACCGTGCCGTTCTCGCCCTGGCTGCCCGTCGTGGCGGCGCTGGCGTGCTTCTGCCTGATGCTCAACCTGAACGTGCTGACCTGGCTGCGGTTCGCCGCGTGGCTGCTGCTCGGCCTGCTGATCTACGTCTTCTACGGGCGCGGGCATTCCCGCTTCGCGAAGGACGAAGCCGGCTCCTCGGACCTGCCGTCGTGA
- a CDS encoding ATP-binding cassette domain-containing protein, whose translation MSEPILELKQLNKSFGPVHVLHDVDFNVRAGEVTALVGDNGAGKSTLVKSIAGIHGYDSGTVKFQGEPVHIHGPRDAAELGIEVVYQDLALAENLDIVQNMFLGRERGSKWLLDEAGMEKAARETLASLSVRTVKSVRTPVSALSGGQRQTVAIAKSVLWDSKVVLLDEPTAALGVAQTRQVLDLVRRLAEQGLGVVLISHNMADVFEVADRIAVLYLGRLVAEVHTKDVTHGQVVELITAGRSGDLGLARPEAAVL comes from the coding sequence ATGAGTGAACCCATCCTCGAACTGAAGCAGCTGAACAAGAGCTTCGGGCCGGTCCACGTGCTCCACGACGTGGACTTCAACGTGCGCGCCGGTGAGGTCACCGCGCTGGTCGGCGACAACGGTGCCGGAAAGTCCACTTTGGTCAAGTCGATCGCCGGGATCCACGGCTACGACTCCGGCACGGTGAAGTTCCAGGGCGAACCGGTGCATATCCACGGCCCGCGTGACGCCGCGGAGCTGGGAATCGAGGTCGTCTACCAGGACCTCGCCCTGGCCGAGAACCTCGACATCGTGCAGAACATGTTCCTCGGCCGGGAACGCGGCAGCAAATGGCTGCTCGACGAGGCCGGCATGGAGAAGGCCGCGCGCGAGACGCTCGCCTCGCTTTCGGTCCGCACCGTGAAGTCCGTCCGCACGCCCGTTTCGGCCCTCTCGGGCGGGCAGCGGCAGACCGTCGCGATCGCCAAATCCGTGCTGTGGGACTCGAAGGTGGTCCTGCTCGACGAGCCGACCGCCGCGCTCGGTGTCGCACAGACCCGGCAGGTGCTCGACCTCGTCCGCCGTCTCGCGGAGCAAGGCCTGGGAGTGGTGCTGATCAGCCACAACATGGCCGACGTCTTCGAGGTCGCCGACCGCATCGCGGTGCTCTACCTCGGCCGTCTCGTCGCCGAGGTGCACACCAAGGACGTCACCCACGGCCAGGTCGTGGAACTGATCACCGCCGGCCGATCCGGCGACCTCGGCCTTGCCCGCCCCGAAGCCGCCGTCCTCTAG
- a CDS encoding ROK family transcriptional regulator, with translation MMKPVTSTPVARPDEVRRHNRTTLLRLLHVSGPSTRATLAAELGLNRSTIKTLVDGLAEAGVVEERVPRPGRGAGRPSLLVLPQPQAAVVLAVDLQVEHVAIALIGFGGQILGRNSWNLHGRMRAADEVITHVIESTTVLAGDLGVQPIAVGVSVPGVVRRADGHVHEAPNLRWTDVALGERLGGVLRVPILVGNDAELGAIAEHLRGAARGSSDAVYVSADVGVGGGIIVDGSALRGGAGYVGEIGHMAIRPGGRPCYCGSSGCWETEVGEAALCRALDLPEDTPRGVILVELRELGRDPHAAGERLSEFAEWLTLGLVNVVNLLGPQLVVLGDLLTVLPESVVRSVAAEVRRRSLVSRAVGGTQIVSSALGADVKLLGAAEAAFEMILDTV, from the coding sequence ATGATGAAGCCCGTGACCAGCACACCCGTTGCACGACCAGACGAGGTGCGCAGGCACAACCGCACGACCTTGCTCCGGTTGCTGCACGTCAGCGGCCCGAGCACCAGGGCGACCCTGGCCGCCGAGCTGGGGCTCAACCGCAGCACCATCAAGACCCTCGTCGACGGGCTCGCGGAAGCGGGCGTCGTCGAAGAGCGGGTCCCAAGGCCGGGACGGGGGGCGGGCCGCCCCTCGCTCCTGGTCCTGCCGCAGCCGCAAGCGGCGGTGGTGCTCGCGGTCGACCTCCAGGTCGAACACGTGGCGATCGCGCTGATCGGGTTCGGTGGCCAGATCCTCGGGCGCAACAGCTGGAACCTCCACGGCCGGATGCGGGCGGCCGACGAGGTGATCACGCACGTGATCGAGTCGACCACCGTGCTGGCCGGCGATCTCGGCGTGCAGCCGATCGCCGTGGGGGTGTCCGTGCCCGGCGTCGTCCGCCGGGCCGACGGGCACGTCCACGAAGCGCCCAACCTGCGCTGGACCGACGTGGCGCTCGGGGAACGGCTCGGCGGTGTGCTGCGTGTCCCGATCCTGGTCGGCAACGACGCCGAACTGGGTGCCATCGCCGAACATCTGCGTGGCGCCGCGCGGGGCTCTTCCGACGCCGTGTACGTCTCCGCCGACGTCGGGGTCGGGGGCGGGATCATCGTCGACGGCTCGGCGCTGCGCGGCGGCGCCGGATACGTCGGCGAGATCGGGCACATGGCGATCCGGCCGGGTGGCCGCCCCTGCTACTGCGGATCGAGCGGCTGCTGGGAGACCGAGGTCGGCGAGGCGGCGCTGTGCCGCGCGCTCGACCTGCCCGAGGACACCCCGCGCGGGGTGATCCTGGTCGAACTGCGCGAACTGGGCCGAGATCCGCACGCGGCCGGGGAGCGGCTCTCGGAGTTCGCGGAATGGCTGACGCTCGGCCTGGTGAACGTGGTCAACCTGCTCGGCCCGCAGCTGGTCGTACTGGGTGATCTGCTCACCGTGCTGCCGGAGTCGGTCGTGCGGTCGGTGGCGGCCGAGGTCCGGCGGCGGAGCCTGGTCAGCCGTGCCGTGGGCGGGACGCAGATCGTGAGCTCTGCGCTCGGCGCGGACGTGAAGCTGCTGGGCGCCGCCGAGGCCGCCTTCGAAATGATCCTGGACACCGTCTGA
- a CDS encoding response regulator transcription factor has protein sequence MTVKVLVADDHGAIRAGLMMILGNAEDIEVVGEAADGATAVRQAKALKPDVVLMDVRMPGVDGIAATRELTAAGLCEVLVLTTFDLDEYVHAALRAGAAGFLLKSVEAARLIEAVKLVAAGEGVLAPQVTRKLIAAFAAGTREPSLVPAGLGDLTEREREVLACLGGGLSNAQIGTRLHIGETTVKTHVSRVLTKLDLRSRVQAAILAQENGVVLEG, from the coding sequence TTGACCGTCAAAGTCCTGGTCGCCGACGACCACGGCGCGATCCGTGCCGGGTTGATGATGATCCTCGGGAACGCCGAGGACATCGAGGTGGTCGGCGAGGCCGCGGACGGTGCCACGGCCGTCCGCCAGGCGAAGGCGCTGAAACCGGATGTCGTACTGATGGACGTCCGCATGCCCGGTGTCGACGGCATCGCGGCCACGCGAGAACTGACCGCGGCGGGGCTCTGCGAAGTTCTCGTGCTGACCACCTTCGATCTCGACGAGTACGTCCACGCCGCGCTTCGGGCGGGCGCGGCCGGATTCCTGTTGAAGTCGGTGGAGGCGGCGAGGCTGATCGAGGCGGTGAAGCTGGTGGCGGCGGGTGAAGGAGTGCTTGCCCCTCAGGTCACGCGGAAGCTCATCGCCGCCTTCGCCGCGGGGACGCGCGAGCCTTCCCTCGTTCCCGCCGGCCTCGGCGACCTGACCGAACGCGAGCGTGAAGTGCTGGCGTGCCTGGGCGGCGGCCTGTCCAACGCGCAGATCGGCACCCGGCTGCACATCGGCGAGACCACGGTGAAGACGCACGTCTCACGGGTGCTGACGAAGCTGGACCTGCGGTCGCGGGTGCAGGCGGCGATCCTCGCGCAGGAGAACGGTGTCGTGCTGGAAGGGTGA